The following coding sequences lie in one Colias croceus chromosome 1, ilColCroc2.1 genomic window:
- the LOC123693990 gene encoding probable cyclin-dependent serine/threonine-protein kinase DDB_G0292550: protein MERSGFIVLALVSFVTASPYGYGAKSGAIAKAEASAAAGAFGIPPAIPLNIPNSSGYSGSFSKSSSSSFASSSASASSSASSFSFSGSGANVIPGLSGCPGTCNGAGGKNELGSTQGSNGGSQANNVNSASAGANAVANGPTGYGVNGPCTGTNCNNGSDNKCTNGNCDINGNGNGNGNIPDKQPSYSGSSVNSEQDTNLSNDFNVNIARKPQQNLQSGSNSRPENGQPSDKKSFVPIDTSDKKNNNGNKNEPDCESPDCDGFIPHSSTSNNGNTQNPNKPSSYLQTPYKENECKTHDCISGNFNSNSGSAKPSSYNVPIFGVDNNNYHKPTQNCINGQCQPHNGQNPQQTISNPSFPTSGQSSPSCTSGNCGNPLNQPNGPYNPSFQSYHPTSPEAKPTIESNGLKGPHSSHQPSVPSYQPTGSTAPESGSLTSPHEYHSYQPGSPNGAHVTPSYQPSGPANGPNVNPSYHPNGPTSTQVNPSFQPNMPNGNHGYNPSGSSYFNSKPSFSPSGPTEPNANSAYHPSDSAALNSNPSLQPSGPTGTNGSPAYQPSGSVTPGSNPSFLPSGPSGINGSPAYHPSGSAVPNSIPAFTSTGQTGSNSNPSFLPTGLMGPNANPAYHPSSPIAPHSNPSFLPSGPNSNPSFPPHNHAGSVPNPTVPNGQTESNGKPYYKPNGSNYAPTNTNNNQGHISGYVKPDSSLISTNKGNEIYTGGFGGPSGILSTNNGPLQSNVAKPGQSPNGTPSNIGPTTGHPSTQDSSSDKDKPVYTGGFGGPVGLLKPNEHTIPSNVKTPACSSGNCGTNVNGGLAVANAVAKADAVAYSGGFGGPPGLLKAYDGGKIDGKLGQNLNGKNANGQNDQNGIASQPQNSNAVPAGAQANAVASASAVAVAGGYGQPGGCNSGCSNNNNNNTTGPGENGDKHANKHGGHVANAAASARSVAGAYAQGGSIASASAHAAAGVKGGHAWR, encoded by the exons ATGGAGCGCTCGGGTTTCATTGTGTTAGCCCTTGTGAGCTTTGTGACAGCATCGCCTTACGGATATGGCGCGAAAAGTGGAGCAATAGCCAAAG CTGAAGCAAGTGCAGCTGCTGGTGCATTTGGTATTCCGCCTGCGATTCCACTCAATATACCTAATAGTTCTGGATATTCTGGAAGCTTCTCGAAGTCCTCATCTTCAAGTTTCGCTTCATCAAGTGCCAGTGCCAGTTCGAGCGCTAGTTCATTTAGTTTCAGCGGATCTGGAGCTAATGTTATTCCTGGTCTATCTGGATGCCCCGGCACTTGTAACGGCGCGGGTGGTAAAAATGAATTAGGTTCCACTCAAGGATCGAATGGTGGATCACAAGCCAATAATGTTAACAGTGCTTCTGCTGGTGCAAACGCAGTTGCAAATGGGCCTACAGGTTATGGTGTAAATGGGCCATGCACGGGAACTAACTGCAATAACGGCTCTGACAATAAATGTACAAATGGAAATTGTGATATCAACGGTAATGGAAATGGAAACGGAAATATCCCCGACAAGCAACCCTCATATTCAGGTTCTTCCGTAAATTCTGAACAAGACACCAACCTATCTAatgattttaatgtaaatattgcGAGAAAGCCTCAACAGAATTTACAATCTGGCTCAAATTCAAGACCAGAAAATGGACAACCATCAGATAAAAAATCATTTGTTCCAATTGATACTtctgataagaaaaataacaatggtaataaaaatgaacCAGACTGTGAGTCACCTGACTGTGATGGGTTCATTCCACATTCAAGTACATCAAACAATGGCAATACACAAAATCCTAATAAACCATCCTCATATCTGCAAACTCCATATAAGGAAAACGAGTGTAAAACCCATGATTGTATTTCAGGAAATTTTAATTCGAATTCAGGCAGTGCTAAACCATCCAGTTATAATGTCCCTATATTTGGggttgataataataattatcataagcCAACCCAAAATTGTATCAATGGGCAATGTCAGCCACACAACGGTCAGAATCCACAACAAACTATCAGTAATCCGTCTTTTCCTACTAGTGGACAAAGCAGCCCAAGTTGTACTTCAGGTAACTGTGGAAATCCATTAAACCAGCCAAACGGACCATACAATCCTTCCTTCCAATCTTATCATCCTACGTCACCCGAAGCAAAACCTACCATCGAATCTAATGGGTTAAAAGGACCACATTCGTCCCACCAGCCTAGTGTTCCTTCTTATCAGCCCACTGGTTCAACCGCACCTGAGTCTGGTAGTCTAACTAGTCCTCATGAATATCATTCTTATCAGCCTGGCAGTCCAAATGGAGCGCACGTTACTCCTTCTTATCAGCCGAGTGGTCCTGCAAATGGACCTAATGTTAACCCTTCCTATCATCCCAATGGGCCTACTTCGACACAAGTAAATCCTTCTTTCCAGCCTAATATGCCCAACGGTAACCATGGTTACAATCCTAGCGGTTCATCTTATTTCAATTCTAAGCCCTCCTTCTCACCTAGTGGTCCGACTGAACCCAATGCAAATTCTGCATATCACCCTAGTGATTCAGCTGCCCTTAATTCTAATCCCTCTTTACAACCTAGTGGTCCGACTGGAACCAATGGAAGTCCTGCCTATCAGCCCAGCGGTTCTGTAACTCCAGGTTCTAATCCCTCTTTCTTACCTAGTGGTCCATCTGGAATCAATGGTAGCCCTGCATATCACCCCAGTGGTTCCGCTGTCCCTAATTCTATTCCTGCTTTTACGTCGACTGGTCAGACTGGCAGCAATTCTAATCCTTCTTTCCTACCTACCGGTTTGATGGGACCTAATGCTAACCCTGCCTATCATCCTAGCAGTCCTATTGCTCCTCACTCAAATCCTTCTTTTCTACCAAGTGGACCAAATTCCAACCCCTCTTTCCCCCCACATAATCATGCTGGATCCGTACCTAACCCAACCGTACCTAATGGGCAGACTGAATCTAATGGAAAACCTTACTACAAACCCAACGGCTCCAATTATGCTCCAACGAATACTAACAATAATCAAGGTCATATTTCTGGATACGTTAAACCAGATTCATCCTTAATATCCACGAACAAAGGCAACGAAATCTACACTGGAGGCTTTGGTGGCCCTAGTGGTATTCTCAGCACGAATAATGGCCCACTTCAATCAAATGTAGCAAAACCTGGTCAATCTCCTAATGGAACTCCTTCAAATATTGGACCTACTACTGGACATCCATCCACACAAGATTCTTCAAGTGATAAAGATAAACCTGTTTATACCGGCGGATTTGGTGGGCCAGTGGGATTATTGAAACCGAATGAGCACACAATCCCATCTAATGTTAAAACACCTGCGTGTTCATCAGGTAATTGTGGCACAAATGTGAATGGTGGACTGGCGGTTGCAAATGCGGTTGCGAAAGCAGACGCAGTAGCATATTCAGGTGGTTTTGGTGGTCCTCCAGGACTTTTAAAAGCTTATGATGGCGGTAAAATTGACGGCAAACTGGGACAAAATTTAAACGGCAAAAATGCCAATGGACAAAATGATCAAAATGGGATAGCCTCACAACCTCAGAATTCAAATGCAGTGCCGGCCGGGGCACAGGCTAACGCTGTAGCATCTGCGTCTGCTGTTGCAGTTGCTGGCGGTTATGGCCAGCCAGGAGGATGTAACAGTGGctgttctaataataataataacaacacCACGGGCCCTGGAGAAAATGGAGACAAACACGCAAATAAGCACGGGGGACATGTAGCTAACGCAGCTGCTTCAGCTAGAAGTGTTGCTGGTGCTTATGCGCAAGGAGGAAGTATTGCCTCCGCTAGTGCTCACGCTGCTGCTGGTGTTAAAGGAG GTCATGCATGGAGATAA